The following proteins are co-located in the Nocardioides piscis genome:
- the lipB gene encoding lipoyl(octanoyl) transferase LipB, with amino-acid sequence MQFEIAGLGRDAVDYLAAWDLQRSVHGEVVAGTRSGTVLLLEHPPVFTAGKRTDPHERPLDPGGAPVIDVDRGGKITFHGPGQLVGYPIVALPDHVKVVDYVRRVEEALIAVCAGFGVTTARVPGRSGVWLQADERGPERKIAALGIRVSRGVTMHGFALNCDVDLGWYDRFVPCGIADAGVTSLSRELGRDVPVAEVLPVVQEHLTTYLAWEPYIPTPDYEPRPEPGRVPRIELLTPGR; translated from the coding sequence ATGCAGTTCGAGATCGCCGGTCTGGGCCGGGACGCCGTCGACTACCTCGCCGCATGGGACCTCCAGCGGTCGGTCCACGGAGAGGTCGTGGCGGGCACTCGCAGCGGCACGGTGCTGCTGCTCGAGCACCCCCCGGTCTTCACCGCCGGCAAGCGCACCGACCCGCACGAGCGTCCGCTCGACCCGGGAGGTGCGCCGGTGATCGACGTCGACCGCGGCGGCAAGATCACCTTCCACGGTCCGGGCCAGCTGGTGGGCTACCCCATCGTGGCCCTGCCCGACCACGTCAAGGTGGTCGACTACGTGCGTCGCGTCGAGGAGGCGCTGATCGCCGTGTGCGCCGGGTTCGGCGTCACGACCGCCCGGGTGCCGGGGCGCAGCGGCGTGTGGCTGCAGGCCGACGAACGGGGCCCCGAGCGCAAGATCGCCGCCCTGGGGATCCGGGTCAGCCGGGGCGTGACCATGCACGGCTTCGCGCTCAACTGCGACGTCGACCTGGGGTGGTACGACCGCTTTGTCCCGTGCGGCATCGCTGACGCGGGCGTCACCTCGCTCAGCCGTGAGCTCGGCCGCGACGTGCCCGTCGCGGAGGTCCTCCCGGTGGTCCAGGAGCACCTGACGACCTATCTCGCCTGGGAGCCCTACATTCCGACCCCCGACTACGAGCCGCGCCCGGAGCCGGGGCGCGTGCCCCGGATCGAGCTCCTGACGCCCGGTCGCTGA
- a CDS encoding ABC transporter ATP-binding protein, producing MTATTTADLVIETKGLRKEFKSRQGTRVAVDDLDLAVPRGGVHGFLGPNGSGKTTTIRMLLGLARATSGEMSLFDQRVPQCLSEVMGRVGAVVEMPKFLPNFSGRQNLTILARTIGAPADRVAAAVETVGLTGRDGDRFKSYSLGMKQRLAIAATLLKDPALLILDEPTNGLDPAGIREIRETIRALGESGVTVLLSSHILAEVQQVCDSATIIGNGRMLASGRVEDLLATSGTTYLVRVADAAAAVPVLERGGFSATLDGEILRVEGSSPPTEISRLLAEEQIWLSELTPSRQDLESFFLELTTDQTLGGER from the coding sequence GTGACAGCCACGACCACAGCCGACCTGGTCATCGAGACCAAGGGGCTGCGCAAGGAGTTCAAGAGCCGACAAGGGACTCGGGTCGCTGTCGACGACCTCGACCTGGCGGTCCCGCGCGGTGGCGTGCACGGCTTCCTGGGGCCGAACGGGTCGGGCAAGACCACGACGATCCGGATGCTGCTGGGACTTGCCCGCGCCACCAGCGGCGAGATGTCGCTCTTCGACCAGCGGGTCCCGCAATGCTTGTCGGAGGTGATGGGCCGCGTCGGCGCGGTCGTGGAGATGCCGAAGTTCCTGCCCAACTTCAGCGGCCGGCAGAACCTCACGATCCTTGCGCGCACGATCGGCGCTCCCGCCGACCGCGTCGCCGCAGCGGTCGAGACCGTCGGTCTCACCGGACGCGACGGCGATCGCTTCAAGTCCTACTCGCTCGGCATGAAGCAGCGGCTGGCCATCGCCGCCACCCTGCTCAAGGACCCGGCGCTGCTGATCCTCGACGAGCCCACCAACGGGCTCGACCCGGCCGGGATCCGGGAGATCCGCGAGACGATCCGCGCCCTCGGCGAGTCGGGCGTGACGGTGCTGCTGAGCTCCCACATCCTCGCCGAGGTGCAGCAGGTCTGCGACAGCGCGACCATCATCGGCAACGGCCGGATGCTCGCCTCCGGTCGGGTGGAGGACCTCCTCGCGACCTCCGGGACGACCTACTTGGTGCGGGTGGCCGACGCTGCGGCTGCGGTGCCCGTCCTCGAGCGTGGCGGCTTCAGCGCCACGCTGGACGGCGAGATCCTCCGGGTCGAGGGCAGCAGCCCACCCACGGAGATCTCCCGGCTGCTGGCCGAGGAGCAGATCTGGCTCAGTGAGCTGACCCCGTCCCGGCAGGACCTCGAGTCGTTCTTCCTCGAGCTCACGACCGACCAGACCCTCGGAGGGGAACGATGA